The Dioscorea cayenensis subsp. rotundata cultivar TDr96_F1 chromosome 16, TDr96_F1_v2_PseudoChromosome.rev07_lg8_w22 25.fasta, whole genome shotgun sequence sequence CGCTTGGAGCGAGGGATGTTGGTTTCCAGCACTCTAGGCCTGTTGGAGTTGTTCATGGTACATGCAAAACCATGGTGGAGATTTACGGCTATCCTTGTGAAGAGCACACTGTAATCTTAGCTTCAATATCTCTCCACcatcatgtatttattttaacttcATCACCACCCGAAGTCTCGTGTTGCAGGTGACTACTGAAGATGGTTATATCCTGAGCATTCAGAGAATACCGAATGGTCATTCTAATAATGCATACTCGAGAGCAAATAAGATCCCTGTTTTGCTTGAACATGGACTTCTGATGGTATGTGTGATCCGAAGACAATGCTCAAGAGTGGTTGCTGTTGAAAATTTCACTCCTGAATTCTGCTGCTTTTGTAGGATGGGATCACTTGGATTCTGAATCCACCCGGTGAATCACTAGGATTCATCTTAGCAGACAAGGGATACGATGTTTGGATCGCTAATGCTCGTGGTACCAAGTATAGCAGTGGTCACACTTCTCTCCAGCCAAACGATTCTGTATACTTCTCTTGCCTTCTCTTCATTTACTATGCaaaacatttatctttttcaattCAAATGTGATACAAAATTCCAGGCATATTGGGATTGGTCTTGGGATGAACTCACTGCCTATGATCTTCCTGCCACTGTAAAGTATATCTACACCAAGACAGCAGAACAAAAGCTTCATTATGTTGGCCACTCTTTAGTAAGTAGCTGCGCTGATACTCTAGTGTTTGAGGTACCCAGTGAAGTTTACATTTGAAATTTTGTCTATAGGGAACACTGATCGCCCTTGCCTCATTCTGTGAAAATGAGATGATGAACATGTTCCGATCAGCAGCCCTGCTCAGCCCTATTGCTTATGTAGATCAGGTGGCATCGGTTCTTGTGCAAGCTGCAGCAAAGACATTCGTAGCAGAGGTACACTAAATTCAACAGAGTTTAGTATGTTTTTTTACTGATTTAGTTAATGAATTGTGGTTTCCTTTGCTTGTTTATAGGCTTATTACTGGTTGGGTCTTCATGAATTCAATCCAAATGAGTGAGTAAAAGAGTCCTTCACTAATTCAACTATTTCTGCCGACTAAGAAAGAAAACCTGTAAATCTTTTTCATGTAGAGAAGCAGTGCAGAACTTGCTTAAAAATCTCTGCAAGCAACCCGGTGTCAATTGCTACAACTTAATGTCTGCAATCACAGGTTCTACCACGTTGCTTGTAATTCCTAATTATTGACACTGCTTGAAATATGCTGACAATTCATGTTTAGGCAAGAATTGCTGCCTCAATGCTTCAACCATTGCTCTGTACCAAGAACATGAACCTCAACCAACTGCAACAAAGAACATGATTCACCTTGCTCAGAGTGAGTTCACTTACTCGGATTTCCAAAGCTGATGAAAACTCACATGATATATTTTGACACTGAAATTGCAGTGATTAGAAAGGGAACGATAACGAAGTTTGATTACAGCAATAAAGAAGAGAACATGAAGCATTATGGACAACCAACTCCACCTGCTTACAACATGGCTTCGATTCCGAAGAACTTTCCGATGTTCATTGCTTATGGAGGCAAAGATGAGCTTTCTGATGTTCAAGATGTTAAACACCTGCTAAAAATACTGAAATCTCACAACACTGAGATTCACTATCAGGAAAACTATGCTCATTCTGACTTTCAAATGGCTGTGAATGCTAAGGAAGTCATCTATGAACCTCTCATGGCTTTCTTCAAGCTTCATTAACAAGTGTGAAAAGGGTTACTGAATTGAGATTCAGAGAATTGATTATTGGAATTGGAAATAACTGATAAAGGATTTGGTGCATTTGGATTTGGttgtaaatcaaaatatcaCATTGCTTaacattaaatttgaatttggaGATGAATTATTTCTGATTTTAAGTCACATCACTAAATTCTTAATTCATTCTGTGATATGATTACTCTGAAAATTTAGCTCGAATTtaacagaatatatatatatattgaaataaNNNNNNNNNNNNNNNNNNNNNNNNNNNNNNNNNNNNNNNNNNNNNNNNNNNNNNNNNNNNNNNNNNNNNNNNNNNNNNNNNNNNNNNNNNNNNNNNNNNNNNNNNNNNNNNNNNNNNNNNNNNNNNNNNNNNNNNNNNNNNNNNNNNNNNNNNNNNNNNNNNNNNNNNNNNNNNNNNNNNNNNNNNNNNNNNNNNNNNNNNNNNNNNNNNNNNNNNNNNNNNNNNNNNNNNNNNNNNNNNNNNNNNNNNNNNNNNNNNNNNNNNNNNNNNNNNNNNNNNNNNNNNNNNNNNNNNNNNNNNNNNNNNNNNNNNNNNNNNNNNNNNNNNNNNNNNNNNNNNNNNNNNNNNNNNNNNNNNNNNNNNNNNNNNNNNNNNNNNNNNNNNNNNNNNNNNNNNNNNNNNNNNNNNNNNNNNNNNNNNNNNNNNNNNNNNNNNNNNNNNNNNNNNNNNNNNNNNNNNNNNNNNNNNNNNNNNNNNNNNNNNNNNNNNNNNNNNNNNNNNNNNNNNNNNNNNNNNNNNNNNNNN is a genomic window containing:
- the LOC120278905 gene encoding triacylglycerol lipase 2-like, producing MLNMVFLWFSAFLLTFSAALGARDVGFQHSRPVGVVHGTCKTMVEIYGYPCEEHTVTTEDGYILSIQRIPNGHSNNAYSRANKIPVLLEHGLLMDGITWILNPPGESLGFILADKGYDVWIANARGTKYSSGHTSLQPNDSAYWDWSWDELTAYDLPATVKYIYTKTAEQKLHYVGHSLGTLIALASFCENEMMNMFRSAALLSPIAYVDQVASVLVQAAAKTFVAEAYYWLGLHEFNPNEEAVQNLLKNLCKQPGVNCYNLMSAITGKNCCLNASTIALYQEHEPQPTATKNMIHLAQMIRKGTITKFDYSNKEENMKHYGQPTPPAYNMASIPKNFPMFIAYGGKDELSDVQDVKHLLKILKSHNTEIHYQENYAHSDFQMAVNAKEVIYEPLMAFFKLH